The Streptomyces sp. NBC_00162 genome window below encodes:
- the pelF gene encoding GT4 family glycosyltransferase PelF: MSHGRHVTMLTEGTYPHVHGGVSTWCDQLVRGMPEVDFNVIALTGSGREPVTWELPRNVYRHTSVPLWGAPPGRGRRSALRGKAHRRFTEVYETFLLSLLDPGHGGFSAALRELALLARAGRLAPALRSESVLRLLMTVWTRPGLTTAAAEPTIHDALTATDLLEHALRPLCVRIPPDSVAHAVSSGLATLPALAAKYLDEVPFLLTEHGIYLRERYLGYRSAAQRWPVKALMLGFYRELNTEGYRQADLITPCNQYNRRWEERGGAASDRIRTVYNGVDPHAFPEAGPEPEVPTLSWCGRIDPIKDLETLIRAYAFMREELPALRLRLFGPVPAGCEEYRLRLEKLAAELGVTDGISYEGRIEQVARAYAAGSIVMLSSISEGFPFSIIEAMSCGRTTVSTDVGGVREAVGDTGLVVPPREPETMARATLALLRDDERRAELGRAARKRVVEKFTLHQSVDGFRHIYKELAGQPVLPVREGDDWTQRLADPWYRELAADGSLW; this comes from the coding sequence ATGAGCCATGGGCGTCATGTCACCATGCTCACCGAAGGCACCTATCCGCACGTCCACGGGGGCGTCAGCACCTGGTGCGACCAACTGGTCCGCGGCATGCCGGAGGTCGACTTCAACGTCATAGCCCTGACCGGCTCCGGGCGCGAGCCGGTCACCTGGGAACTTCCGCGCAACGTCTACCGGCACACCTCCGTACCGCTCTGGGGGGCTCCTCCCGGACGAGGCCGCCGGAGCGCCCTGCGGGGCAAGGCCCACCGCCGCTTCACCGAGGTCTACGAAACCTTCCTGCTCTCCCTGCTCGACCCTGGCCACGGAGGATTCTCCGCGGCCCTGCGCGAACTGGCCCTCCTGGCCCGCGCCGGCCGGCTCGCCCCGGCCCTGCGCTCCGAGTCCGTGCTCCGCCTGCTGATGACCGTGTGGACCCGCCCCGGCCTGACCACCGCCGCCGCCGAGCCCACCATCCACGACGCGCTCACCGCCACCGACCTGCTGGAACACGCGCTGCGCCCGCTCTGCGTGCGGATCCCGCCCGACAGCGTCGCGCACGCCGTCAGCAGCGGCCTCGCCACCCTCCCGGCCCTCGCCGCCAAGTACCTCGACGAGGTGCCCTTCCTCCTCACCGAGCACGGCATCTACCTGCGCGAGCGCTACCTCGGCTACCGCTCGGCCGCCCAGCGCTGGCCCGTCAAGGCCCTCATGCTCGGCTTCTACCGCGAGCTCAACACCGAGGGGTACCGGCAGGCCGACCTGATCACCCCGTGCAACCAGTACAACCGCCGCTGGGAGGAGCGCGGAGGCGCCGCCTCCGACCGCATCCGCACCGTCTACAACGGCGTCGACCCGCACGCCTTCCCCGAGGCCGGCCCGGAGCCCGAGGTGCCCACCCTCAGCTGGTGCGGCCGCATCGACCCCATCAAGGACCTCGAAACCCTCATCCGGGCCTACGCCTTCATGCGCGAGGAACTGCCCGCCCTGCGGCTGCGCCTCTTCGGACCCGTCCCGGCCGGCTGCGAGGAGTACCGGCTCCGCCTGGAGAAACTCGCCGCCGAACTGGGCGTGACCGACGGGATCTCGTACGAGGGCCGCATCGAGCAGGTCGCCCGGGCCTACGCGGCCGGCAGCATCGTGATGCTCTCCTCCATCAGCGAGGGCTTCCCCTTCAGCATCATCGAGGCCATGTCCTGCGGCCGCACCACCGTCTCCACCGACGTCGGCGGGGTCCGCGAGGCCGTCGGCGACACCGGCCTCGTCGTCCCGCCGCGCGAGCCCGAGACCATGGCCCGCGCCACCCTCGCCCTGCTCCGCGACGACGAACGCCGCGCCGAGCTGGGCCGGGCGGCCCGTAAACGGGTGGTGGAGAAGTTCACGCTCCACCAGTCCGTGGACGGCTTCCGGCACATCTACAAAGAACTCGCCGGCCAGCCCGTCCTGCCCGTCCGCGAAGGCGACGACTGGACCCAGCGGCTCGCCGACCCCTGGTACCGCGAGCTCGCGGCCGACGGGAGCCTGTGGTGA
- a CDS encoding leucyl aminopeptidase, with protein MTALTLSTAGAATLRADALVVGVAKGPKGPVVAAGAEAVDKAYDGKLAAVLDAVGASGTESEITKLPAPAGLKVPVVLAVGLGSVPEKDESFDEEVLRRAAGAAARALHGFKKAAFALPLDDASAVTAVAEGALLGAYAFTAYQGGETKTAKNADKNGGPKLPLGEIALLGAKPRDKEHKAAAERATVVATEVNIARDLVNTPPNDLTPEAFAAVASATAKENGIKVQILDEKALIKGGYGGIMGVGKGSDNPPRLVKLSYTHPKAEKTLAFVGKGITYDSGGISLKPAGHNETMKCDMAGAAAVFASVVAAAKLGLQVNVTGWLALAENMPSGTATKPGDVLRMYSGKTVEVLNTDAEGRLVLGDALTRASEDNPDAIVDVATLTGAMMVALGNRTFAIMSNDDAFRTSVHEIAEEVGESSWPMPLPAELRKSIDSPTADIANMGERMGGGLVAGIFLKEFVGEGITWAHLDIAGPAFHEGAPYGYTPKGGTGSAVRTLVRLAERTATGDLG; from the coding sequence GTGACTGCTCTGACTCTCAGCACTGCCGGCGCGGCGACGCTGCGCGCCGACGCCCTCGTCGTCGGTGTCGCCAAGGGCCCCAAGGGTCCGGTCGTCGCCGCGGGCGCCGAGGCCGTGGACAAGGCGTACGACGGTAAGCTCGCCGCCGTGCTCGACGCCGTCGGCGCCTCGGGCACCGAAAGCGAGATCACCAAGCTGCCGGCCCCGGCGGGCCTGAAGGTCCCGGTCGTGCTGGCGGTCGGACTCGGCTCCGTCCCCGAGAAGGACGAGTCGTTCGACGAGGAGGTGCTGCGCCGCGCCGCCGGCGCCGCCGCCCGCGCCCTGCACGGCTTCAAGAAGGCCGCCTTCGCCCTTCCCCTGGACGACGCCTCCGCCGTCACCGCCGTCGCCGAGGGCGCGCTGCTGGGCGCGTACGCCTTCACCGCCTACCAGGGCGGCGAGACGAAGACCGCCAAGAACGCCGACAAGAACGGCGGCCCCAAGCTGCCGCTCGGCGAGATCGCCCTGCTCGGCGCCAAGCCGCGCGACAAGGAGCACAAGGCCGCGGCCGAGCGCGCCACGGTCGTCGCGACCGAGGTCAACATCGCCCGCGACCTCGTCAACACCCCGCCGAACGACCTCACCCCCGAGGCCTTCGCCGCCGTCGCCTCCGCGACCGCGAAGGAGAACGGCATCAAGGTCCAGATCCTGGACGAGAAGGCCCTGATCAAGGGCGGCTACGGCGGCATCATGGGCGTCGGCAAGGGCTCCGACAACCCGCCGCGCCTGGTGAAGCTCTCCTACACCCACCCCAAGGCGGAGAAGACCCTGGCCTTCGTCGGCAAGGGCATCACCTACGACTCGGGCGGCATCTCCCTCAAGCCGGCCGGCCACAACGAGACGATGAAGTGCGACATGGCCGGCGCCGCCGCCGTCTTCGCCTCCGTCGTCGCGGCCGCGAAGCTGGGCCTGCAGGTCAACGTCACCGGCTGGCTCGCGCTCGCCGAGAACATGCCCTCCGGCACCGCCACCAAGCCGGGCGACGTCCTGCGCATGTACAGCGGCAAGACCGTCGAGGTCCTCAACACGGACGCCGAGGGCCGCCTGGTCCTCGGTGACGCGCTGACCCGGGCCTCCGAGGACAACCCGGACGCGATCGTCGACGTCGCCACCCTGACCGGCGCGATGATGGTGGCCCTGGGCAACCGCACCTTCGCCATCATGTCGAACGACGACGCCTTCCGTACCTCGGTCCACGAGATCGCCGAGGAGGTCGGCGAGTCCTCGTGGCCGATGCCGCTCCCCGCCGAGCTGCGCAAGTCCATCGACTCCCCCACCGCCGACATCGCGAACATGGGCGAGCGCATGGGCGGCGGCCTGGTGGCCGGCATCTTCCTGAAGGAGTTCGTCGGCGAGGGCATCACCTGGGCCCACCTCGACATCGCGGGCCCGGCCTTCCACGAGGGCGCTCCGTACGGCTACACCCCCAAGGGCGGCACCGGCTCCGCCGTGCGCACCCTGGTGCGGCTGGCCGAGCGCACCGCCACCGGCGACCTGGGCTGA